In Kineococcus sp. NBC_00420, a single genomic region encodes these proteins:
- a CDS encoding GAF domain-containing protein, producing the protein MTEVVRALATVTTPGEAVRVALETVRERFGWAYGSYWTLDPSGERGHRREAGVLRFAQESGTAGAEFREVTLTASFAEGVGLSGRAWRSRELVFVADLAQMTDCVRAPAAQRAGVKSGVCFPIIEHGQVVATMDFFTTEELDPSPGRLDALRAVGVLVSGALERVHEQVRQEKAAQDVDAVSTVIRELTTAADEQSALRTALETIRRDFDWQYGSFWRLDESDARTPVLRFELESGDAGEEFRRVTLSASFAKGVGLSGRTWAKQDFMFVEDLGEMTDCVRAPAAQRAGVKSGVCLPVLVGGRLVGTMDFFATRTLIMSSSRESALRNTAFLVGQAMERFAAETRLHQAGGELLSSIAEVERNVTSAAEVAAQGESLTQEANSQVAALGQASSEIDDVVRAIQSIAAQTKLLALNATIEAARAGEAGKGFAVVAGEVKELSSQTERATDDVSRKVATIQDRVQAVVTSLSGIHSAVEEINQRQSLIAGVLTEQEATTRAVLA; encoded by the coding sequence ATGACGGAGGTCGTACGCGCGTTGGCGACGGTCACCACCCCGGGCGAGGCGGTGCGGGTCGCGTTGGAGACGGTGCGCGAACGCTTCGGCTGGGCCTACGGCTCCTACTGGACCCTCGACCCATCCGGTGAGCGGGGCCACCGCCGTGAGGCAGGTGTCCTGCGCTTCGCGCAGGAGTCGGGGACCGCGGGTGCTGAGTTCCGCGAGGTCACCCTGACTGCGTCCTTCGCTGAGGGTGTCGGGCTCTCGGGACGGGCGTGGCGTTCGCGTGAGCTGGTCTTCGTCGCGGACCTGGCCCAGATGACCGACTGCGTCCGGGCACCCGCGGCGCAGCGGGCCGGGGTGAAGTCCGGGGTGTGCTTCCCCATCATCGAGCACGGCCAGGTCGTGGCGACGATGGACTTCTTCACCACCGAGGAACTTGACCCTTCTCCGGGCCGGTTGGACGCCCTGCGCGCGGTCGGCGTGCTGGTGTCGGGGGCGTTGGAACGTGTCCACGAGCAGGTCCGCCAGGAGAAGGCCGCTCAGGACGTCGATGCCGTCTCCACCGTCATCCGGGAACTGACCACCGCTGCGGATGAGCAGAGCGCGCTGCGGACCGCGTTGGAGACGATCCGCCGTGACTTCGACTGGCAGTACGGATCGTTTTGGCGACTGGATGAATCCGATGCGCGGACACCTGTGTTGCGCTTCGAGTTGGAGTCGGGGGATGCGGGGGAGGAGTTCCGCCGGGTCACGCTCTCGGCGTCCTTCGCCAAGGGCGTCGGTCTCTCGGGTCGGACTTGGGCGAAGCAGGACTTCATGTTCGTCGAGGACCTCGGGGAGATGACCGACTGTGTCCGCGCTCCCGCGGCGCAGCGGGCGGGGGTGAAGTCAGGAGTCTGCCTGCCGGTGCTGGTCGGTGGGCGCCTGGTCGGGACGATGGACTTCTTCGCCACCCGGACCTTGATCATGTCGAGTAGTCGGGAGAGCGCGTTGCGCAACACTGCGTTCCTCGTGGGACAGGCGATGGAGCGTTTCGCTGCTGAGACCCGTCTGCACCAGGCGGGTGGGGAGTTGCTGTCCTCGATCGCGGAGGTGGAGCGCAACGTGACTTCCGCGGCTGAGGTCGCTGCTCAGGGGGAGTCGTTGACGCAGGAGGCCAACAGTCAGGTCGCGGCGCTGGGGCAGGCCAGCTCGGAGATCGATGATGTGGTGCGGGCGATCCAGTCGATCGCGGCGCAGACGAAGCTGCTGGCGTTGAACGCCACGATCGAGGCGGCGCGGGCGGGGGAGGCGGGTAAGGGGTTCGCGGTCGTGGCTGGTGAGGTGAAGGAGCTTTCGAGTCAGACCGAGCGTGCTACTGATGACGTGAGCCGGAAGGTCGCGACCATTCAGGATCGGGTGCAGGCGGTGGTGACGTCGTTGAGTGGGATTCATTCGGCGGTGGAGGAGATCAACCAGCGTCAGTCGTTGATCGCTGGGGTGCTCACGGAGCAGGAAGCCACGACCCGCGCCGTCCTCGCCTGA
- a CDS encoding carbonic anhydrase, with protein MDLPWTPTARTTAQYPVHASSPTTHDARHQTRDRVADPVVDQVAGRATDQVNAQVTSQTRDQRAAAWLRLQEGNRRWIAGDSDAGLGRGVQRRADLVSGQTPFAMILSCADSRVPAELVFDQGLGDLFVVRTAGHALDDTVLGSLEYAVSILGVDLVLVMGHQGCGAVAAAAQAVTGGAIPGGHIRGLVERLSLNITAAHHAGFTEGHDLARWHAAATLEQLQQRSTVLSEAVFHTRVGVMAATYELTTGVVVPVPARRPAPTARSAGLETTRSGQR; from the coding sequence ATGGACCTCCCCTGGACACCCACCGCACGCACCACCGCGCAATACCCGGTTCACGCTTCCTCCCCCACAACGCACGACGCGCGCCACCAGACCCGCGACCGAGTAGCTGATCCGGTAGTTGACCAGGTAGCCGGCCGGGCAACCGACCAGGTCAATGCTCAGGTCACTTCCCAAACCCGTGACCAGCGCGCCGCGGCCTGGCTCCGCCTGCAGGAAGGTAACCGTCGCTGGATCGCGGGAGACAGCGACGCCGGCCTGGGACGGGGGGTGCAACGTCGCGCCGACCTGGTCTCCGGGCAGACCCCGTTCGCGATGATCCTGTCCTGCGCGGACTCCCGCGTCCCCGCCGAACTCGTCTTCGACCAAGGCCTGGGTGACCTATTCGTCGTCCGCACCGCCGGACACGCGCTCGATGACACCGTCCTGGGGTCCCTGGAGTACGCCGTCAGCATCCTCGGTGTCGACCTGGTACTGGTGATGGGCCACCAGGGCTGCGGAGCTGTTGCCGCTGCAGCGCAGGCTGTTACCGGTGGCGCGATCCCCGGGGGCCATATCCGCGGCCTGGTGGAGCGTCTCAGCCTCAACATCACCGCCGCCCACCACGCCGGCTTCACCGAGGGCCACGACCTGGCCCGGTGGCACGCCGCCGCCACCCTCGAACAGCTCCAGCAGCGTTCCACCGTTTTGAGCGAAGCGGTCTTCCACACTCGTGTCGGTGTCATGGCCGCCACCTACGAACTGACCACCGGCGTCGTCGTTCCCGTGCCTGCCCGCCGCCCGGCCCCCACCGCGCGAAGCGCCGGTCTGGAAACCACGCGAAGTGGACAACGGTGA